In the Flavobacterium acetivorans genome, one interval contains:
- a CDS encoding DUF349 domain-containing protein encodes MLEEKNDNLLKADGNLAQDSNESNQSNTETLETAAFAEQNDTVAAEDNNVSPPDEVANNEKTTPSDKQTALDAIADTNAEESEDETLKDRHEIPMQDYETLSMEILVDELKKLVSTEKVMSVKDHIEELKKAFLAKYNHFIEEKKEEFHTENPDSTEEFQYHFPLKVKFDQYYSLYRDNKNNHFKSLQTNLKSNLENRLAIVEELKELINPQENIKDTLKHFNELRERWKNAGPIPKDKYNHVWNNYHFHVENFYDYLHLDREARDLDFKHNLEQKQKIVSRVEELLHEVDVNKAFRELQDLHRIWKEDIGPVSREHRDEIWNQFSDLTKKMHDKREVLFEKLRGSELENLEKKKQIIAEIEVLATIRVNSHSQWLVQIEKVEALRTAFFSTGKVPSEVNEETWAGFKTAVRNFNSFKNSFYKDIKKDQNENLNKKNALVAKAQELKDSDDFEATTPIMKQIQEEWKKIGHVPRKYSDKIWKEFKEACNHYFDKLKEQKHDENSEEMQAFDKKKAYLETLREFQLTGDHKTDLDAIKLHIENWKTFGKVPFPRRHIEGKFNKILDALFDKLSLSKKDSDMIRFANRMDNLSESNDTRKLESEKIFIMRKIDEVQNEIFQLENNIQFFANTRNAKKENSIVLEVRKNIAIHKENLDTWKEKLKQLRNLNQE; translated from the coding sequence ATGTTAGAAGAAAAGAATGATAACCTGCTAAAAGCAGATGGAAATTTAGCCCAAGATTCAAATGAATCAAATCAGTCCAATACTGAAACATTGGAAACAGCCGCATTTGCAGAGCAAAATGACACTGTAGCTGCTGAGGATAACAATGTTTCGCCTCCGGATGAAGTGGCAAATAATGAGAAAACAACACCTTCAGACAAGCAAACAGCACTTGATGCTATAGCTGATACTAACGCAGAAGAAAGTGAAGACGAGACTTTAAAAGACCGTCATGAAATTCCAATGCAAGACTACGAGACCTTGTCTATGGAAATATTAGTAGATGAACTGAAAAAATTAGTTTCTACTGAAAAGGTAATGTCTGTAAAAGATCATATTGAAGAATTAAAAAAAGCCTTTTTAGCAAAATACAATCACTTTATTGAAGAGAAAAAAGAAGAATTTCACACTGAAAACCCTGATTCTACAGAGGAATTTCAATATCATTTTCCTCTAAAAGTAAAATTTGACCAATATTACTCTCTTTACAGAGACAACAAAAACAATCATTTTAAGAGTCTCCAGACCAACTTAAAATCCAATTTAGAAAACAGATTGGCCATCGTTGAGGAATTGAAAGAATTGATCAATCCGCAAGAAAACATCAAGGATACCTTAAAACATTTTAATGAATTAAGGGAGCGATGGAAAAATGCGGGACCGATACCTAAAGACAAATACAATCACGTATGGAATAATTATCATTTTCATGTGGAGAATTTCTACGATTATTTGCATCTTGACCGAGAAGCAAGAGATTTAGATTTCAAACACAATTTAGAACAAAAACAAAAAATTGTTAGCCGTGTAGAAGAATTGCTTCATGAAGTTGATGTTAACAAAGCCTTCAGAGAATTACAAGATTTACATAGAATTTGGAAGGAAGACATTGGTCCCGTTTCTAGAGAACATCGTGATGAAATATGGAATCAATTTAGTGATTTGACAAAAAAAATGCACGATAAACGTGAAGTTTTATTTGAAAAGCTTAGAGGTAGCGAACTTGAAAATTTAGAAAAGAAAAAACAAATAATCGCTGAAATTGAAGTTTTGGCAACCATTAGAGTCAATTCACACTCACAATGGCTGGTGCAGATTGAAAAAGTAGAAGCTTTAAGAACTGCTTTTTTCTCAACAGGAAAAGTACCTTCGGAAGTGAATGAAGAAACTTGGGCCGGCTTTAAAACGGCAGTCAGAAACTTTAATTCTTTTAAAAATTCGTTTTACAAAGACATCAAAAAAGACCAAAACGAAAATTTAAACAAAAAGAATGCACTCGTTGCCAAAGCACAAGAATTAAAAGACAGTGATGATTTTGAGGCAACTACACCAATCATGAAACAAATTCAAGAGGAGTGGAAAAAAATAGGGCATGTTCCAAGAAAATATTCTGATAAAATTTGGAAAGAATTTAAAGAAGCCTGTAATCATTATTTTGATAAATTAAAAGAGCAAAAGCATGATGAAAACAGTGAAGAGATGCAAGCTTTTGACAAAAAGAAAGCTTATCTGGAAACTCTAAGGGAATTTCAACTGACTGGTGACCACAAAACTGATTTGGATGCCATAAAATTGCATATTGAAAACTGGAAAACTTTTGGAAAAGTTCCTTTCCCAAGGAGACATATCGAAGGTAAGTTTAATAAAATCTTAGACGCCCTTTTTGACAAATTAAGTTTGAGTAAAAAAGATTCGGACATGATTCGTTTTGCCAATAGAATGGACAACTTATCAGAAAGCAATGATACTCGAAAACTGGAAAGCGAAAAGATTTTTATCATGCGTAAAATTGATGAAGTTCAAAACGAAATCTTTCAATTAGAAAATAACATTCAATTTTTTGCAAATACAAGAAATGCAAAAAAAGAAAATTCAATTGTTTTAGAAGTTCGCAAGAATATAGCGATTCATAAAGAAAACCTAGATACTTGGAAAGAAAAACTGAAACAACTAAGAAACCTCAACCAAGAATAA
- a CDS encoding WxcM-like domain-containing protein, translating into MSEIEVIKGEIFNDHRGQISSLNSFKFGEVERYYFIHHPDPKVIRGWHAHQFEKKWFQCVKGSFTIAFVKIDDWDAPSKDLKAEIFEISEETSEVICLPMGYANCIKAHDKDSVLMVFSGKRIPEAYEDSWRYDANNWVDWSQI; encoded by the coding sequence ATGAGTGAAATAGAAGTGATTAAAGGGGAGATTTTTAATGATCATCGCGGTCAGATTTCCTCCTTGAACAGTTTTAAATTTGGAGAAGTGGAGCGTTATTATTTTATTCATCATCCAGATCCAAAGGTTATAAGAGGTTGGCATGCACATCAATTTGAAAAAAAATGGTTTCAATGTGTCAAAGGATCATTTACGATTGCTTTTGTTAAAATTGATGATTGGGATGCGCCTTCAAAAGATTTAAAGGCTGAAATTTTTGAAATTTCAGAAGAAACAAGTGAAGTTATTTGTTTGCCTATGGGATATGCTAATTGTATAAAAGCACACGATAAAGACAGCGTTTTGATGGTTTTTTCAGGTAAAAGAATTCCGGAAGCTTATGAGGATTCTTGGCGCTATGATGCCAATAATTGGGTTGATTGGTCCCAAATATAG
- a CDS encoding shikimate dehydrogenase family protein, with the protein MVDIEKKRFGLLGRNISYSFSKGYFTEKFKKENAEDCSYENFDIPEINAFTELIKSNPNLKGMNVTIPYKESVLPFLDKLSKKAAQIGAVNTIKITKKGKLKGYNTDYYGFQKSLEPLLQAHHKKALILGTGGASKGVAFALEELGISYVFVSRAPSENAIDYSQINDETFNEYQIIINSTPVGTSPNIDAFPLIPYEFFTQKHIAYDLIYNPEETQFLKKAKEKGAKIKNGLDMLIFQAEKAWSIWNK; encoded by the coding sequence ATGGTTGACATAGAAAAAAAACGCTTTGGCTTATTAGGACGCAACATTAGCTATTCTTTTTCAAAAGGATATTTTACTGAAAAATTTAAAAAAGAAAACGCCGAAGATTGTTCTTACGAAAACTTCGACATACCAGAAATCAATGCTTTTACCGAACTAATAAAGAGCAATCCCAATTTAAAAGGAATGAATGTAACTATCCCTTATAAAGAATCAGTTCTTCCTTTTTTAGATAAATTGTCAAAAAAAGCAGCTCAAATAGGCGCTGTAAACACGATTAAAATCACCAAAAAAGGCAAATTAAAAGGCTACAATACGGATTATTATGGTTTTCAAAAATCGCTTGAACCCTTATTGCAAGCCCATCATAAAAAGGCCTTAATTCTAGGGACAGGAGGCGCTTCAAAAGGAGTTGCTTTTGCTTTAGAGGAATTGGGGATTTCTTATGTTTTTGTATCCAGGGCTCCTTCAGAAAATGCGATTGACTACAGTCAAATTAACGATGAAACTTTCAATGAATATCAAATAATCATCAACTCGACGCCAGTGGGAACAAGCCCTAATATTGATGCTTTTCCGTTGATTCCTTACGAATTTTTTACTCAAAAGCACATTGCGTATGACTTGATATACAATCCTGAAGAAACCCAATTTCTTAAAAAAGCGAAAGAAAAAGGAGCGAAAATCAAAAATGGACTTGATATGCTTATTTTTCAAGCAGAGAAAGCTTGGTCCATTTGGAATAAATAA